The following proteins are co-located in the Paenibacillus sp. FSL H8-0079 genome:
- a CDS encoding DNA polymerase IV: MPRQDRRIIMLADCQSFYASVEKSAHPEYKDRPLVVAGDPARRSGIILAACPLAKSYGITTAERLGEALAKCPNVVVVRPRMAEYIRVSLHITRILQSYTDLVEPYSIDEQFLDVTGSLDLFGSPETIARSIQSRVMDETGVYIRIGISDTKVVSKMACDLYAKKVPDGICTLPRKDLPSTIWQKPVRDMFMVGSRMAQHLYKMGVHTIGDLAQTPLSRLRERWGVNGEVLWRIARGIDDSPVKPGTYAHQQQGIGHQMTLPRDYDSWEDIKVVLLELAELVSRRSRDKSLMGHVVSVGCRGQDYDRPTGFSRQMKVNEPTNITDEVYDAAAALFLRRWDGLPIRRISVSLTGLVPDSEVQLSWFDDRERKRELERATDDIKRRYGDTAIMRASSLCSSAQAQERSHKIGGHYK; this comes from the coding sequence ATGCCCCGCCAAGACAGACGTATCATCATGCTGGCCGACTGCCAGTCATTCTATGCCAGTGTGGAGAAGTCTGCACATCCCGAATACAAGGACCGCCCCCTCGTTGTCGCGGGAGATCCGGCGCGCCGTTCGGGTATTATTCTTGCGGCCTGTCCACTTGCCAAATCCTATGGAATCACGACAGCAGAACGACTGGGCGAAGCGCTCGCCAAATGTCCGAATGTTGTTGTCGTTCGTCCCCGGATGGCCGAGTACATTCGGGTGTCCCTTCATATTACGCGCATCCTTCAGTCTTACACCGATCTGGTGGAACCCTATAGTATTGATGAACAGTTCCTCGATGTCACCGGAAGCCTGGATCTGTTCGGCAGTCCTGAGACGATTGCACGCAGCATTCAATCCAGAGTGATGGATGAGACGGGTGTGTACATTCGAATCGGTATCAGTGATACCAAGGTCGTTAGCAAGATGGCCTGTGACCTGTATGCCAAAAAAGTCCCTGATGGCATCTGCACACTGCCTCGCAAAGATCTGCCGTCCACCATCTGGCAGAAGCCTGTGAGAGACATGTTCATGGTCGGGTCCCGCATGGCACAGCATCTCTACAAGATGGGGGTTCACACCATCGGTGATCTGGCTCAGACTCCACTGTCACGACTGAGAGAACGTTGGGGTGTGAATGGCGAGGTACTGTGGCGTATCGCCCGCGGTATTGACGATTCCCCGGTCAAACCCGGGACATATGCTCATCAGCAGCAGGGTATCGGACATCAGATGACACTGCCCCGGGACTATGACTCCTGGGAAGATATCAAGGTGGTACTCCTCGAACTGGCGGAACTCGTCAGTCGACGTTCCCGGGACAAATCACTCATGGGTCATGTGGTCTCTGTTGGCTGTCGCGGACAGGATTATGATCGGCCTACCGGTTTTTCCCGCCAGATGAAGGTGAATGAACCCACCAACATTACGGATGAAGTATATGATGCGGCAGCAGCTCTGTTCCTGCGCCGTTGGGACGGATTACCCATCCGCCGCATCAGCGTATCATTGACCGGACTTGTGCCTGATTCCGAAGTGCAGCTATCCTGGTTCGATGACCGTGAACGTAAAAGAGAATTGGAACGTGCCACGGATGATATCAAACGCAGGTACGGAGATACCGCCATCATGCGGGCATCCTCCCTCTGCTCGTCCGCCCAGGCACAGGAACGTTCTCATAAAATTGGAGGTCATTATAAATGA
- a CDS encoding YolD-like family protein — MSKKLQQNGIFESSRMMLPEHREAYILHQEQLAPRTRPSLDAQAAEEMSRLLSNSMMLGDRVTIAVFHEHDDIRYTGQVLRLDRPARTLRLLMESGSRDIQMNLITDVALANE, encoded by the coding sequence ATGAGTAAGAAATTGCAGCAAAACGGTATCTTCGAGTCCTCACGCATGATGCTCCCCGAACACCGGGAAGCCTATATTCTTCATCAGGAACAACTCGCTCCTCGCACCCGCCCATCCCTCGATGCCCAGGCGGCCGAAGAAATGTCCCGTTTGCTCAGCAACTCGATGATGCTTGGAGATAGGGTCACTATTGCCGTGTTTCACGAACATGACGATATCCGTTACACCGGGCAGGTGCTTCGACTGGACCGTCCTGCCCGTACCCTCCGATTACTGATGGAGAGCGGGTCCCGGGATATTCAGATGAACCTCATTACGGATGTGGCGCTAGCCAATGAATGA
- the glsA gene encoding glutaminase A encodes MSNSTMERLNALLPEWLETSRLHTGQGKVASYIPELVKASQDELGIHIMDAEGNHVSAGDCGVPFTMQSISKVFTLILALMDHGEEAVFFNVGKEPTGDDYDSMIKLELVEPGIPFNPLINAGAITVSSLIGGDCKEEKSRRILEFFRKLANNDQLGYNEAVFESESESGHLNRSLGYFLKHNGVIKDDVEDVLAVYFRHCSIEVTCADLARMSLVLAYDGTDPITGNELIPRRYVQIAKTFMTTCGMYNASGEFAIEVGLPAKSGVSGGILTLVPGQFGIGLVGPALNRKGNSIAGVHLLERLSKEFDWSFF; translated from the coding sequence ATGAGCAATTCAACCATGGAACGTCTGAATGCATTACTGCCGGAGTGGCTGGAGACCAGTCGTCTGCACACGGGGCAGGGTAAGGTGGCTTCTTATATCCCGGAGCTTGTCAAAGCCTCTCAGGATGAGCTTGGTATACATATCATGGACGCCGAAGGGAACCATGTGTCGGCTGGGGATTGCGGTGTCCCGTTTACGATGCAAAGTATCTCCAAAGTATTTACCCTTATTCTTGCCCTTATGGATCATGGGGAAGAAGCGGTCTTCTTTAATGTAGGAAAAGAACCTACAGGCGACGATTACGATTCGATGATCAAGCTTGAATTGGTCGAACCCGGAATTCCGTTCAATCCCTTGATTAATGCGGGTGCGATTACAGTGTCCTCCCTGATCGGAGGTGACTGCAAGGAAGAGAAATCACGACGCATCCTGGAGTTTTTCCGCAAGCTGGCGAATAATGATCAGCTGGGCTATAACGAAGCGGTATTCGAGTCCGAATCGGAGAGCGGTCACTTGAACCGTTCGCTTGGTTATTTTCTGAAGCATAATGGTGTGATCAAGGATGACGTGGAGGATGTGCTTGCCGTGTATTTCCGTCATTGCTCCATTGAAGTCACCTGCGCAGATCTGGCACGAATGTCACTGGTTCTGGCGTATGATGGAACAGATCCGATTACGGGCAACGAACTCATTCCTCGCCGTTATGTACAGATTGCCAAAACCTTTATGACGACCTGCGGTATGTACAATGCGTCAGGCGAATTTGCCATCGAAGTCGGTTTGCCCGCCAAGAGCGGTGTATCCGGAGGGATTTTGACCCTTGTACCGGGACAATTCGGCATTGGTCTTGTTGGCCCGGCTTTGAATCGCAAAGGCAATAGTATTGCCGGCGTGCATCTGCTCGAACGTCTGTCCAAGGAATTCGATTGGAGCTTTTTCTAA
- a CDS encoding GNAT family N-acetyltransferase, which produces MNFIKYTQPDFDDYYALVSNMEVMKQITERALPEQEARSQFESMLDFNERSTCGHYRVFNEDGAGVAYAKLIPDQADPTRAEIGYMILPEHWGKGQGTSIASRLIIQAQAAGIGSLYAVIDPTNAASRQILTRQNFVSTWTGDYDGLPGEILELNLQMKR; this is translated from the coding sequence ATGAATTTCATTAAATACACACAACCTGATTTTGATGATTATTATGCATTGGTTTCCAATATGGAAGTAATGAAACAGATTACAGAACGTGCACTACCGGAGCAAGAGGCGAGATCACAATTCGAGTCCATGCTTGATTTTAATGAGCGTTCCACTTGTGGGCATTACCGGGTATTTAATGAAGATGGCGCCGGTGTGGCGTATGCCAAATTGATTCCGGATCAGGCAGACCCGACCCGAGCTGAAATAGGTTACATGATCCTGCCTGAACATTGGGGCAAAGGGCAGGGCACATCCATAGCATCACGGTTGATTATCCAGGCACAAGCCGCAGGGATTGGATCGCTCTATGCAGTTATCGATCCAACTAACGCTGCTTCCCGCCAGATCTTAACCAGACAGAACTTTGTATCCACCTGGACAGGCGATTACGATGGTCTTCCTGGTGAGATCTTGGAGTTAAATCTTCAAATGAAGCGATAA
- a CDS encoding OFA family MFS transporter gives MNRWLIVLGTIIVQMGLGTIYTWSLFNQPLSDRFGWDVSSVAITFSITSFALAFATLFAGRLQERWGLQRLIRVAGVVLGLGLILSSQVTSLTLLYILAGFVVGFADGTAYITSLSNLIKWFPERKGLISGISVGAFGTGSLLFKYVNSALIGAVGPAQAFMYWGIIVLVLVVAGSFLIREAVVREQAPASKEGSKQVVARHDYTVKEMLRTKEAYMLFVIFFTACMSGLYLIGIVKDIGVQLAGLDVATAANAVAMVAIFNTAGRIILGALSDKVGRMKVIAGALLVTAVAVMTLSLVPLTFGIFFACVAAIAFCFGGNITVFPAIVADYFGLKNQSKNYGVIYQGFGFGALAGSFISALLGGFHLTFIVIAVLCAVSLLLALIITPPGQGRRARQREKQMNLNPSSRAS, from the coding sequence ATGAACCGCTGGCTTATTGTTTTGGGGACCATCATTGTACAAATGGGTCTTGGAACCATCTATACTTGGAGTTTATTTAATCAACCGCTGTCTGACCGTTTCGGATGGGACGTCAGCTCGGTCGCGATAACTTTTTCAATTACCAGTTTTGCATTGGCATTTGCCACATTGTTTGCAGGACGGTTGCAGGAACGTTGGGGTCTTCAGCGTCTTATCCGTGTAGCCGGGGTTGTGCTTGGGCTGGGTCTTATTCTGAGTTCCCAAGTCACTTCGCTAACACTGCTGTACATTTTGGCTGGATTTGTCGTTGGTTTTGCAGATGGTACGGCGTATATTACGTCGTTATCTAATCTGATCAAGTGGTTCCCGGAGCGTAAAGGTCTGATCTCGGGAATCTCGGTCGGCGCCTTCGGTACCGGTAGTCTATTGTTCAAATATGTGAACTCGGCATTGATTGGTGCCGTTGGTCCTGCTCAGGCATTTATGTACTGGGGCATTATCGTTCTGGTTCTGGTCGTTGCGGGTTCATTCCTGATCCGTGAAGCGGTTGTTCGTGAACAGGCTCCGGCAAGCAAGGAAGGATCAAAACAAGTCGTAGCACGTCATGACTATACGGTGAAAGAGATGCTGCGTACGAAAGAAGCGTATATGCTGTTCGTTATTTTCTTCACGGCGTGTATGAGCGGCCTGTATCTGATCGGTATTGTCAAAGATATCGGTGTACAGCTGGCTGGACTTGATGTAGCTACAGCTGCGAATGCGGTAGCCATGGTTGCGATCTTTAACACGGCAGGACGTATTATTCTTGGTGCGCTGTCGGATAAAGTAGGACGAATGAAGGTCATCGCTGGTGCGCTGCTGGTTACAGCCGTAGCTGTCATGACACTTAGTCTGGTTCCACTGACCTTCGGGATCTTCTTCGCCTGTGTAGCGGCTATTGCATTCTGCTTCGGTGGTAACATTACGGTATTCCCGGCAATTGTGGCCGATTACTTCGGACTGAAAAATCAGAGTAAAAACTATGGCGTGATCTATCAGGGATTTGGATTTGGTGCGTTGGCTGGATCATTCATCAGCGCCCTGCTGGGCGGATTCCATCTAACCTTCATTGTGATTGCTGTACTCTGCGCTGTCTCGCTGTTGCTCGCACTGATCATTACCCCTCCAGGTCAAGGTCGTCGAGCACGTCAACGTGAAAAACAGATGAACCTTAATCCTTCATCACGGGCAAGTTAA
- a CDS encoding LytTR family DNA-binding domain-containing protein yields the protein MRALIVEDEILASEELNYLIQEHSQIEVVDRLEDGLDVLKFLQEQEVDVIFLDINIPSLDGMMLAHHIGKFATKPYIVFTTAYKEHAAEAFELEAFDYILKPYDEKRIAAMLHKLELAFKRDHAPVEQRVEDGLAPLADGPSVQGELLRERDTNSHTDKRINLLRNDNIIVTDTADIYYAEAQEKVTKVYTKNGEFTMPVSITDFHSRLPQDTFFRCHRSYVVNLSQIREIVPWFNNTYLLRLRDLEAEVPVSRGKVKEFRQLMRI from the coding sequence ATGAGAGCTCTTATTGTGGAAGACGAGATTCTGGCAAGCGAGGAATTGAATTACCTGATCCAGGAGCACAGTCAGATTGAGGTGGTGGATCGCCTTGAAGACGGGCTGGATGTACTGAAATTTTTGCAGGAACAAGAAGTTGATGTGATTTTTCTCGATATCAATATTCCCTCGTTGGACGGCATGATGCTGGCCCATCATATTGGGAAGTTTGCAACGAAACCCTATATTGTATTTACTACGGCGTACAAGGAACATGCGGCAGAAGCCTTTGAGTTGGAGGCGTTCGATTATATTCTCAAGCCTTACGACGAGAAACGAATTGCTGCGATGCTCCATAAGCTGGAGTTGGCATTCAAGCGCGATCATGCGCCAGTGGAGCAACGTGTTGAGGATGGACTAGCCCCTCTGGCGGACGGACCTTCTGTGCAAGGGGAACTGTTACGAGAACGAGATACGAATTCCCATACGGACAAAAGAATTAATCTGCTGCGGAATGACAATATTATTGTTACGGATACGGCAGACATCTACTATGCGGAAGCGCAAGAGAAAGTGACGAAGGTATATACCAAAAATGGGGAGTTCACCATGCCAGTGAGTATTACGGATTTTCACAGCCGTCTGCCACAGGACACGTTCTTTCGCTGCCACCGTTCGTACGTCGTAAATCTGTCTCAAATCCGTGAAATTGTACCTTGGTTTAACAATACGTATCTGCTTCGTCTGCGCGATCTGGAGGCTGAAGTACCTGTGAGTCGCGGTAAAGTCAAAGAATTCAGGCAACTCATGCGCATCTAG
- a CDS encoding sensor histidine kinase, with the protein MFTMLLGLFERAALLIIFLFFLSRVPRFRQILQKGKLRWQEYIAVTLLFCAFAIFGTYTGINVEGSLVNVRIIAVLSGGILFGAPVGIITGIVSGVHRYLIDMDGVTAIPCLITSILAGLVSGYIHKYTPKPKRWIIGIGAGMIIEALTMLLILLFSYPDPLGADIVSQIALPMILGEVNIGLIVLLVQSVEGEKEMIAARQAKLALEIANKTLPYFRSIDEESLRKICRIIQEDIQADAVAITDTRNVLAYVGFGEERYHIGNEIISEMTKKTISSGEITISNDVIDEKTPDIHSLLIIPLKERGDITGALKIYYRKAYKITYPLQTMAVGLSQIISTQMEVSRVEEIKAAANKAELRALQTTIHPHFLFNALNAIASSIRTKPDRARELIVNLSGYMRYNLELSDELIDIHKELEQVRNYVEIEKARFGSRLNVIYDIDEVAVHIPSLVIQPLVENAIIHGILKVKGPGTVRIRVQDYPEFVRISVSDTGAGISADIIERVYHDRMPGNQIGLYNVHRRVKLIYGQGVTITRLEQGTDILFDVPKGDVVTR; encoded by the coding sequence ATGTTTACGATGCTGCTGGGTTTATTTGAACGGGCGGCGCTGTTGATTATATTTTTATTCTTTCTGTCGAGGGTGCCGAGGTTTAGGCAGATTCTGCAAAAGGGGAAATTAAGGTGGCAGGAGTATATTGCGGTTACCTTGTTATTTTGTGCTTTTGCCATCTTCGGGACGTATACGGGGATTAATGTTGAAGGTTCACTGGTAAACGTGCGGATCATCGCCGTGTTATCGGGTGGTATTTTGTTCGGAGCGCCTGTGGGAATTATTACGGGTATTGTCTCCGGGGTGCATCGGTATTTAATTGATATGGATGGAGTTACAGCCATACCTTGTCTGATCACGAGTATCCTGGCAGGTCTGGTATCCGGATATATACATAAGTATACGCCCAAGCCCAAGCGATGGATTATTGGTATTGGTGCCGGAATGATCATTGAAGCGCTGACGATGTTACTGATTTTGCTATTTTCCTACCCCGATCCACTGGGTGCCGATATTGTTTCGCAGATTGCGCTGCCTATGATTCTGGGTGAAGTCAATATTGGACTGATTGTGCTCCTGGTGCAGAGTGTTGAAGGGGAAAAGGAGATGATTGCAGCTCGTCAGGCCAAGCTGGCGCTGGAGATTGCGAACAAAACCTTGCCGTATTTCCGTTCCATTGATGAGGAGTCTCTGCGTAAGATCTGCCGGATTATTCAGGAAGATATTCAGGCTGATGCGGTTGCAATTACGGATACTCGGAATGTACTGGCGTATGTAGGATTTGGTGAGGAACGATATCATATTGGTAATGAGATTATTAGTGAGATGACGAAGAAGACGATATCCAGCGGGGAGATTACGATTAGTAATGATGTCATTGATGAAAAAACACCGGATATCCACTCGCTGTTAATCATTCCGCTCAAAGAACGAGGAGACATTACAGGTGCGCTGAAAATTTATTATCGCAAAGCGTACAAAATTACGTATCCATTGCAAACGATGGCTGTAGGTTTGTCGCAGATCATCTCGACCCAGATGGAGGTATCGCGGGTAGAGGAGATCAAGGCTGCTGCCAACAAAGCAGAGCTGCGTGCGTTACAGACAACCATCCATCCTCATTTTCTGTTTAATGCGCTGAATGCGATTGCTTCGTCCATCCGAACCAAACCGGATCGTGCACGGGAGCTGATTGTGAACCTATCCGGGTACATGCGCTACAATCTGGAGCTGTCGGATGAGTTAATCGATATTCATAAGGAACTGGAGCAGGTCCGCAATTATGTAGAGATTGAGAAAGCTCGCTTCGGCAGTCGACTTAACGTGATTTATGACATTGATGAGGTTGCGGTGCATATTCCGAGTCTTGTTATCCAACCGCTCGTCGAAAATGCAATTATTCATGGCATTCTCAAGGTGAAAGGACCCGGGACTGTTCGAATTCGGGTACAGGATTATCCGGAGTTTGTACGAATCAGTGTCAGTGATACAGGGGCAGGCATCAGTGCAGATATTATTGAGCGTGTCTACCACGACCGTATGCCTGGTAACCAGATCGGGCTATACAATGTGCATCGCCGGGTCAAGCTTATCTACGGACAAGGTGTAACCATTACAAGACTGGAACAAGGAACCGATATTTTATTTGATGTGCCCAAAGGAGATGTCGTAACAAGGTGA
- a CDS encoding IS1182 family transposase: MYIQYTMDQLFLPMDLETDIPKNHLVRVVNNAINRLSDSIFNSAYPGGGRHSYHPKMLTKIIIYAYTQRIYSSRQIAKAVRENIMFMWIAGRQQPDFRTINRFRSERMKEVLETVFTHVLELLVQEQYVSLDHYFLDGTKLEANANRYTFVWKKAVVKHQAKLQEKVHTLFQAIEEAENEEDTLHTGTDLPELGEVSALTAEKLEQAVKQLEEKLSEKPKSKTLKKAVRQLCKDFLPRLQKYEHQIQTAGERGSYSKTDPDATFMRMKEDHMRNGQLKPGYNVQIGTENQFVLGYSVHQRPTDTKCLKPHLDHLEEQLGKRVKTVIADAGYGSEENYSYLEEKNIHGIVKYGTYHKEKTRAWKQALGKVDHWSYNETEDTWTCAAGQTLPFRYESQAVTESGYAIRTRHYRSADCSECPLKTKCTTAKGNREITVSLTYMRQKNEMRERLRSEEGYTLSVRRMTEPESVFGQIKNNRGFRRFLLRGLQKVSLEVGWLCLAHNLLKKATLTEKRKKDKAE; encoded by the coding sequence TTGTACATTCAATATACCATGGATCAACTTTTCTTGCCAATGGATTTGGAGACAGATATCCCCAAAAATCACCTCGTTCGTGTTGTGAATAACGCAATCAATCGCCTCAGCGATTCCATTTTTAACTCGGCGTATCCTGGCGGGGGTCGCCATAGCTATCATCCCAAAATGCTCACCAAAATCATCATCTACGCCTACACCCAGCGCATCTATTCTTCCCGGCAAATTGCCAAGGCGGTTCGCGAAAATATCATGTTCATGTGGATAGCCGGGCGGCAACAACCGGATTTCCGGACCATTAATCGCTTTCGTTCCGAGCGGATGAAAGAGGTCTTGGAAACTGTGTTTACCCATGTGCTGGAGCTGTTGGTTCAGGAGCAATACGTGTCCTTGGATCACTATTTTTTGGACGGAACCAAGCTTGAAGCGAATGCGAATCGCTACACCTTTGTGTGGAAAAAAGCCGTCGTCAAGCACCAGGCCAAGCTGCAAGAAAAAGTACATACCTTGTTTCAAGCCATCGAAGAAGCGGAAAACGAAGAAGATACCCTCCACACCGGAACCGACCTGCCTGAACTTGGCGAAGTCTCGGCTCTCACTGCGGAAAAACTGGAACAAGCCGTCAAGCAATTGGAGGAAAAGCTAAGCGAAAAACCGAAGAGCAAAACATTAAAAAAAGCGGTGCGACAGTTGTGCAAAGACTTCCTGCCCCGGTTGCAAAAGTATGAGCATCAGATCCAAACTGCTGGTGAGCGGGGCAGTTACAGCAAAACCGATCCAGATGCGACGTTCATGCGAATGAAAGAAGACCACATGCGAAATGGTCAACTAAAGCCTGGATACAATGTACAAATCGGAACGGAAAACCAGTTTGTATTGGGCTACAGTGTACACCAGCGGCCCACGGACACCAAATGTCTGAAACCGCACCTGGATCATCTGGAAGAGCAGCTTGGTAAAAGAGTGAAAACCGTCATTGCCGATGCCGGGTATGGAAGCGAAGAAAATTACAGCTATTTGGAAGAAAAAAACATCCACGGCATCGTCAAATACGGAACATACCATAAAGAGAAAACGAGGGCATGGAAGCAAGCGCTGGGCAAAGTGGACCACTGGAGCTACAACGAAACCGAAGATACATGGACCTGTGCGGCAGGGCAAACGTTACCATTCCGGTATGAAAGTCAGGCGGTCACGGAGAGTGGCTACGCGATTCGAACCCGCCATTATCGAAGTGCAGACTGTAGCGAATGTCCCCTGAAAACCAAATGCACAACAGCGAAAGGCAATCGGGAGATTACCGTCAGTCTTACCTATATGCGTCAAAAAAACGAGATGCGGGAACGGTTACGTAGTGAGGAAGGATATACCCTTTCAGTTCGGCGCATGACGGAGCCTGAGAGTGTGTTTGGACAAATTAAAAATAACCGGGGATTCCGAAGATTCCTGCTTCGCGGCTTGCAAAAAGTGAGCCTGGAGGTTGGGTGGCTTTGCCTTGCCCACAATCTACTCAAAAAAGCCACATTGACAGAAAAACGCAAAAAGGACAAAGCAGAATAA
- a CDS encoding stage VI sporulation protein F → MGYQQYGISPQLVERIKLKMKNPAVKERIKKLIDGVTKSDLQDKAKVRRLVKSSAVIMNENFSTAQEEQFVAFVLAQKIDPNNTFHLIKLWGMFR, encoded by the coding sequence TTGGGTTACCAACAATATGGAATCAGTCCGCAGCTGGTGGAGCGGATCAAATTAAAGATGAAAAATCCCGCTGTCAAAGAGCGTATCAAAAAGTTGATTGATGGCGTGACCAAGTCTGATCTGCAAGATAAGGCCAAGGTCAGAAGGTTGGTCAAGTCTTCGGCAGTCATTATGAATGAGAATTTCTCTACAGCGCAGGAGGAGCAGTTTGTTGCTTTTGTGCTCGCGCAGAAGATTGATCCAAACAATACGTTTCATTTGATTAAGCTGTGGGGGATGTTTAGGTAG
- the recG gene encoding ATP-dependent DNA helicase RecG has protein sequence MKLEEISVKQINGVSALKEGELHAFGISTVKDLLEYYPFRYEDYRLRSLSEVKDGDKITVQGQVMGIPVLQRYGKKSRLTCKIMTEEWMITATWFNRHFLKEQLTPNREIVITGKWEQKRMQMTVTDSEFPDKGDGRSGTLQPVYSVTGKLTQQWMRKTINQGLVQFGDMIPEILPQSLMKKYSLMPRKQAIAGIHRPQDNREGQQARQRMVYEELFLFQLKMQAYRALNRNRMDGVVHTTDNTTIREFVRSLPFELTDAQKKVELEILHDMRSPYAMNRLLQGDVGSGKTVIAAIALYTTVRSGFQGALMVPTEILAEQHMRSLQKLFEPFGVTVGLLTGSVNGRKRKDLIASLQMGMIDIVVGTHALIQEDVFFRDLGLVVTDEQHRFGVNQRSVLRRKGYNPDVLTMTATPIPRTLAITAFGDIEVSTISERPKGRIPISTYWVKHDMMERVLGFISREVDQGRQAYLICPLIEESEKLDVQNAIDLHVQMQQNFPKYRVGLLHGRMTAAEKEEMMRDFYSNDIQLLVSTTVVEVGVDVPNATLMVIMDADRFGLSQLHQLRGRVGRGAHASYCVLIADPKTEVGQERMKVMTETEDGFEVSRRDLDLRGPGDFFGTKQSGLPEFRLADMVADFAVLEQARDDVSQLIAEADFWTSVDYTPLRDFLQQQQVFKGDLID, from the coding sequence ATGAAATTGGAAGAAATATCAGTTAAGCAAATTAACGGCGTGAGTGCTCTCAAAGAGGGAGAGCTTCACGCCTTTGGCATCTCTACTGTTAAAGACCTGCTTGAATATTATCCGTTCCGTTATGAGGACTATCGTCTGCGCTCCCTTAGTGAAGTGAAAGATGGGGACAAGATCACGGTCCAGGGACAGGTAATGGGTATTCCTGTATTACAACGATACGGCAAAAAGTCCCGTCTCACCTGTAAGATCATGACGGAAGAGTGGATGATTACCGCCACCTGGTTCAATCGCCATTTTCTCAAAGAACAGCTTACGCCCAATCGGGAGATTGTGATCACAGGGAAATGGGAACAAAAGCGTATGCAGATGACGGTGACAGACTCGGAGTTCCCGGATAAAGGGGATGGGCGTTCAGGCACATTGCAACCTGTATATTCGGTAACCGGCAAGCTGACCCAACAATGGATGCGCAAAACGATCAATCAGGGGTTAGTTCAATTCGGTGATATGATTCCCGAGATTCTGCCCCAATCGTTGATGAAGAAATACAGTTTGATGCCACGCAAGCAGGCAATTGCGGGGATTCATCGTCCGCAGGACAACCGGGAAGGTCAGCAGGCGAGACAGCGGATGGTGTATGAAGAGCTGTTTCTATTCCAGTTGAAAATGCAGGCTTATCGTGCGTTGAATCGAAATCGCATGGATGGCGTGGTACATACTACGGATAATACGACGATTCGCGAGTTTGTACGTAGCTTACCTTTTGAACTGACAGATGCTCAGAAAAAGGTGGAGCTTGAAATTTTGCATGATATGCGTTCGCCCTATGCAATGAACCGGTTATTGCAGGGCGATGTAGGTTCGGGTAAAACGGTTATTGCGGCGATTGCGCTATACACAACTGTTCGATCCGGTTTTCAGGGGGCTCTGATGGTGCCTACGGAGATTCTGGCGGAGCAGCATATGCGCTCACTGCAAAAGCTGTTTGAACCATTTGGGGTAACCGTAGGGCTGTTAACGGGCAGTGTAAATGGCCGTAAACGTAAAGATCTGATCGCCTCGTTGCAAATGGGCATGATTGATATTGTGGTAGGTACACACGCCCTGATTCAGGAAGATGTCTTCTTCCGTGATCTGGGCCTTGTGGTGACGGACGAGCAGCATCGCTTCGGTGTGAATCAGCGCAGCGTTTTACGACGCAAAGGATATAATCCAGATGTGTTAACGATGACGGCTACGCCAATTCCACGGACACTTGCCATTACTGCTTTTGGTGACATAGAAGTATCCACGATCTCAGAACGTCCGAAGGGACGGATTCCGATCTCTACGTATTGGGTCAAGCACGATATGATGGAGCGGGTGCTCGGTTTTATTTCCAGAGAAGTGGATCAAGGCCGTCAGGCTTATCTGATCTGTCCCCTTATTGAAGAGTCGGAGAAGCTTGATGTGCAGAATGCCATTGATCTGCATGTGCAGATGCAGCAGAACTTTCCGAAATATCGTGTAGGTCTGTTGCATGGACGGATGACGGCTGCGGAGAAAGAAGAGATGATGCGTGACTTCTACAGCAATGATATTCAGCTTCTCGTCTCGACTACCGTTGTGGAGGTTGGGGTCGATGTGCCGAATGCAACGCTAATGGTCATTATGGATGCGGACCGCTTCGGTCTGTCCCAGCTGCATCAGCTTCGTGGTCGGGTTGGTCGTGGGGCTCATGCGTCCTATTGTGTACTCATTGCTGATCCCAAGACGGAGGTTGGACAGGAGCGCATGAAGGTCATGACGGAGACCGAGGATGGATTCGAGGTATCGCGTCGGGATCTGGATCTTCGGGGTCCAGGTGATTTCTTTGGTACAAAACAGAGCGGATTACCCGAGTTCCGTCTTGCCGACATGGTAGCAGATTTTGCTGTGCTGGAACAAGCCAGAGATGATGTATCCCAGTTGATTGCAGAAGCGGATTTCTGGACGTCTGTGGACTATACACCTCTGCGTGATTTTCTACAGCAACAGCAAGTATTTAAAGGTGATCTGATTGACTAA